Within Desulfobacter sp., the genomic segment TCTCCGGTACCTTTGAGGGCAGGACAACGGGCACCCCCATTATGATACTCATTGAAAACAAAGATGCCAAATCCCGTTCCTATGCAGACATTGCCCATGTTTTCCGCCCAGGCCACGGAGACTATACCTATTTTAAAAAGTACGGGATCCGGGATTACCGGGGCGGGGGCAGGGCCTCTGCCAGGGAAACCGCCGCCCGTGTGGCGGCAGGGGCTGTGGCCCAACTGGTCCTGGATCCCCATAAGGTTTCCATTGAAAGCCATACCCTTGCCATGGGCGGGATCCATGCCCAAACCTTTGACAGAAACGTAATCGATGAAAATCCATTCAAAATGGCTGATGCCAAGGCTGCGGAAGCTGTCGCCCAAAGGGTTGCCAAGGTCAAGGAAGAGGGAGATTCCCTTGGCGGAATCGTGGAAATAAGGGCGGTAAATGTACCGCCGGGGCTGGGTGATCCGGTATTTGACAAACTTGACGGAGAAATTGCCAAGGCCATGATGAGTATCGGGGCTGTAAAGGCGGTTGAAATCGGTGCAGGGATCCGGGCGGGCGAATTAAAGGGATCGGAGAACAACGATGCCATGACCCTGGACGGATTCCAGTCCAACAATGCGGGTGGCATACTGGCAGGCATTTCAAACGGAGAGGATATCGTTGTCAAGGTTCATGTGAAACCCATTCCCTCCATCCTCAAACCCCAGGATACCTTAAGGGAGGACGGCAGTGCCGCAGTGGTCTCAACAAAAGGGCGGCATGATATCTGTGCCATCCCCAGAATAAACAAGGTCTGTGAGGCCATGCTTGCGCTGGTTCTCACAGACCATTTGTTAAGGCAGACCTGCCAGAATTGTATTTCAGATTAAACCGGGGCTTTTTCCACGATATCGGTTTCAAGTTTGTCTGCAATTTCAATGGCGGAGTTTAGGGCATCGTTGATCATGAAAAGCTGGATTTTAAGGGTTTTCAAGGATGCCGGAGTCGCTGAGATCTTGTCTCCGGAGGAGAGGATGGAGGCCAGCTGATTGGCTTTTTTGGAAAACTCGGTCAGCCGTTCGCTGAAGTTGATGATTTCACCGGCCCAGTTGTCCCGTTCTTCCTGACTCAGTTCGATGTCGGCGTTTCCGGTTCCGTTGATGAGGTGGTCAATCTGGTAGTCCTCGGGGTTGGCGATGATCTCGTACATAATGTTCTCCTTTTCGTGGGTGGTTTATCCTGTTGAAGGACATGTGACGAACATGGGTAAAAGGATAAGTAAGCCTTGAACTTAAGTCAAGTTTAGTGGCTGAAAACATTAGGTATTCAGGAGGGACTAAAAGGAGATTCCCCCCATGCACGCCCGGTGCACGGGGGGAACGAATTTTTCATCGCCAGTGGGGATATTGAATGGGGCTTCAGTATTCAGCCCCATTCTTTTTGGTGATGACTTAGGCCGCATCGGCCAGAAGGTGGTTGAGTATTTCGCCCTGGGTATAAATAATTCTTAAAATGGACAGGTAATAGGTGTATTCCGCATTGGAAATCCGCCGTTCGGCTTCCACCAGCAGCGTGTTGGCATCCATGACATCAATACTGTCGGCCATGCCGTATTTGAACTGCATCTGAACGGCATTATAGTTTTCCTGGGCTGACTTGAGTTCGTCGGCCAGATTGATCAGGGTGTTTTTAGCGGTTTCGAATTCCAGGTAGGCTTGGGTGGACTGCAGAATTACCGCCTTTTCCTGGTTGGCCAGGGACTGTTTTGCCTGGCGCTCTTTAGCCAGGGCCTGACGCACCTGGGCCCGCCGCAGGCCCCCGTCAAAGAGGGTGAAGGTCAGCTGGGCCTGGACATAGGCATTCTCAGTATCATAATCTGCATCCGGATCGCTTCCCCTGTCATATTTGATGTCATTTTCATTGTAGCCCCCTTCAAGGGCTATGCTGGGCCAGTAGTCCCCCTTTTCATACTCAATGGTCCGGTGGGCTATTTCCAGGGCCTTTTTGGCCTCCTTTATTTCGTATCTGCTTTCCA encodes:
- the aroC gene encoding chorismate synthase, with the protein product MSGSSFGKAFQISTFGESHGKALGVVIQGCPPGLEIDEAVIQAALDKRKPGKGPASTKRNEPDRPRILSGTFEGRTTGTPIMILIENKDAKSRSYADIAHVFRPGHGDYTYFKKYGIRDYRGGGRASARETAARVAAGAVAQLVLDPHKVSIESHTLAMGGIHAQTFDRNVIDENPFKMADAKAAEAVAQRVAKVKEEGDSLGGIVEIRAVNVPPGLGDPVFDKLDGEIAKAMMSIGAVKAVEIGAGIRAGELKGSENNDAMTLDGFQSNNAGGILAGISNGEDIVVKVHVKPIPSILKPQDTLREDGSAAVVSTKGRHDICAIPRINKVCEAMLALVLTDHLLRQTCQNCISD